One region of Polyodon spathula isolate WHYD16114869_AA chromosome 25, ASM1765450v1, whole genome shotgun sequence genomic DNA includes:
- the LOC121300356 gene encoding proteasome subunit alpha type-5, with translation MFLTRSEYDRGVNTFSPEGRLFQVEYAIEAIKLGSTAIGIQTSEGVCLAVEKRITSPLMEPNSIEKIVEIDSHIGCAMSGLIADAKTLIDKARVETQNHWFTYNETMTVESVTQAVSNLALQFGEEDADPGAMSRPFGVALLFGGVDESGPQLYHMDPSGTFIQCDARAIGSASEGAQSSLQEVYHKSMTLKDAIKSSLTILKQVMEEKLNAINIELATIEPGKTFHMFTKEELEEVIKDI, from the exons ATGTTCCTCACCAGGTCGGAATATGACAG AGGTGTGAACACATTCTCTCCAGAGGGCAGACTCTTCCAGGTGGAATATGCCATCGAGGCCATAAAG TTGGGCTCTACAGCGATCGGGATCCAGACTTCAGAAGGGGTCTGTTTAGCTGTTGAGAAACGAATCACTTCTCCTCTCATGGAACCAAACAGCATTGAGAAAATTGTCGAGATTGACTCGCACATAG GCTGCGCTATGAGTGGCTTGATCGCTGATGCCAAAACGCTGATCGACAAAGCGCGAGTTGAAACGCAG AACCACTGGTTCACCTACAACGAAACCATGACCGTGGAGAGCGTGACACAAGCTGTCTCTAACCTGGCGCTGCAGTTTGGGGAGGAAGATGCTGATCCTGGTGCAATG AGTCGTCCCTTTGGTGTGGCGCTGCTGTTTGGAGGTGTTGATGAGAGTGGGCCCCAGCT CTATCACATGGACCCATCGGGGACCTTCATTCAGTGTGATGCCAGGGCCATCGGCTCTGCATCCGAGGGGGCGCAGAGCTCCTTGCAAGAGGTGTATCACAAG TCCATGACGTTGAAGGATGCCATCAAGTCTTCACTCACCATCCTCAAGCAGGTCATGGAGGAAAAACTGAATGCGATTAACATTGAG ctgGCAACAATAGAACCTGGCAAGACATTTCACATGTTCACAAAGGAAGAGCTGGAAGAAGTCATCAAAGATATCTAA
- the LOC121299457 gene encoding cytochrome b561 domain-containing protein 1-like, giving the protein MPPVFDPYSSSAEEGLGMNEFWLYGWLRKVGIVAAHIISLALTIFITLLSRPGTSLFSWHPVCMSVGFSLCMTEGVLLFSSEGSPFCFQSRKGRVRLHWVLQALVVIAGGTGLAFIVASKNVSERPHLTSWHGLLGMATLVATGFQALCGVCLLFPKRVNSVARLRLYHATCGLVTYLLATATLALAMCSDWFQGTIKGVLWYVCVLLPLLPALVVMNQITNSYLPTYHRRMSRSESGNV; this is encoded by the exons ATGCCCCCAGTGTTTGACCCGTACAGCAGTAGCGCTGAAGAGGGACTCGGGATGAATGAGTTTTGGCTGTACGGTTGGCTACGGAAAGTGGGCATTGTCGCTGCTCATATTATTTCTTTGGCATTGACCATATTCATAACGCTACTGTCCCGACCTGGAACaa GTCTCTTCTCTTGGCATCCTGTGTGCATGTCTGTTGGA ttcagCCTCTGCATGACGGAAGGTGTGCTGCTCTTCTCCAGCGAGGGCTCCCCGTTCTGCTTCCAGTCTAGGAAGGGCAGGGTCCGGCTGCACTGGGTTCTGCAGGCCCTGGTGGTGATCGCTGGAGGGACCGGGCTGGCTTTCATTGTGGCCAGCAAGAACGTTTCCGAGCGGCCTCACCTGACCTCCTGGCACGGCCTCCTGGGCATGGCCACGCTGGTGGCCACGGGCTTCCAGGCGCTGTGTGGCGTCTGCCTGCTCTTCCCCAAACGGGTGAATTCCGTGGCCCGGCTCCGGCTGTACCACGCCACCTGCGGGCTGGTCACCTACCTGCTGGCCACGGCCACGCTCGCCCTGGCCATGTGCTCAGACTGGTTCCAGGGCACTATCAAAGGGGTGCTCTGGTACGTGTGTGTGCTGCTGCCGCTGCTCCCAGCGCTGGTGGTTATGAACCAGATCACCAACTCCTACTTGCCTACCTATCATAGAAGGATGTCCCGGTCTGAGTCTGGCAATGTGTAG
- the LOC121300075 gene encoding synaptophysin-like protein 2: MQVAAQKVMTTGFRLDFAPLKEPLAFIRCLQWIFAIFAFATTGGYTGQTAASVKCTGKTVADNVTVHFAYPFRLNLVKYEAPLCNNVSGSETLYLSGDFSSSAEFFTTIGVFAFLYCTGVLIIYLGFQQRYRESSRGPVIDLVVTGVFAFMWLVSSSAWAKGLTNVKTSVSPNSIIQAIAVCKGSVVCTAGAVPAMGRLNVSVIFGFLNLILWGGSAWFVYKETPWHKPANPQGSVEEGANQN; the protein is encoded by the exons ATGCAAGTGGCCGCTCAA AAAGTTATGACGACTGGGTTCCGGCTGGATTTTGCGCCTCTGAAAGAGCCGCTGGCCTTCATCAGGTGCTTGCAATGG ATCTTTGCTATATTTGCGTTTGCCACCACCGGAGGGTACACGGGACAGACCGCGGCTTCTGTGAAGTGCACCGGGAAGACCGTGGCCGACAACGTAACAGTGCACTTCGCTTACCCGTTCAG GTTGAACCTCGTCAAGTACGAGGCCCCGCTCTGCAACAACGTGTCCGGCTCTGAAACCCTGTACCTGTCTGGAGATTTCTCCTCCTCCGCGGAGTTCTTCACCACCATCGGAGTCTTCGCCTTCCTTTACTGCACTGGGGTGCTCATCATCTACCTGGGGTTCCAGCAGCGCTATCGAGAGAGCAGCAGGGGGCCCGTGATT GATTTGGTCGTGACGGGGGTCTTTGCCTTCATGTGGCTGGTGTCATCCTCGGCTTGGGCTAAAGGACTGACGAACGTCAAGACGTCAGTGAGCCCCAACAGCATCATCCAGGCCATAGCCGTGTGCAAGGGCTCTGTGGTGTGTACCGCAGGGGCCGTGCCTGCCATGGGCCGGCTCAACGTCTCTGTG ATCTTTGGTTTCCTGAATCTGATACTGTGGGGAGGGAGCGCCTGGTTTGTGTACAAGGAGACCCCCTGGCACAAACCAGCCAATCCACAAGGATCTGTGGAGGAAGGAGCCAATCAGAACTAA
- the LOC121299598 gene encoding amphoterin-induced protein 1-like encodes MQLHSRAATGEPAFCTPKSSLWLPLCALLSLTLLGPEVGCSTLDCHETCICASNIVSCSKKELASIPTALPRYTAVLDLSYNSLSKLRAEWTPVKLDKLHTLLLSHNGMSFISSEAFSFVPRLRYLDLSSNQLQGLEEYQFTELEELEVLLLYNNRISQIDRSAFEGVTKLQKLYLSQNQVSRFPLELVKEKTRLPELSLLDVSSNRVKSLPVQELKLLPAWIKNGLYFHNNPFTCDCELYSLLALWHIRRLNSAVDFKDEYNCTLQTPKKTSVRLFQLGEEYMNCSAVKEAEVEAYLGDSLTLECDTRLRDMTKTWVTASNEVAASARSNQSAVVLANGSLQIRQARAEDSGVYTCYAVSDSLNETLYVSVRVHNFTMPEDSDAFNTAYTTLVGCVSSAILVLIYLYLTPCRCFCCPRDEKVKSQHEDSIHSSMLSASATPTHDLLAGQAGLSRRIAFIEPSKDSQGQNGKLNPSSEEEQEGTRGKERRRKSDAESVSSVFSDTPIVV; translated from the coding sequence ATGCAGCTCCACAGTAGAGCCGCTACAGGCGAGCCAGCGTTCTGTACCCCTAAGAGCTCCCTCTGGTTGCCTCTCTGCGCCCTGCTTTCCCTCACCTTGCTGGGGCCCGAGGTGGGCTGCTCCACATTAGACTGCCACGAGACGTGCATTTGTGCCAGCAACATTGTGAgctgctccaagaaggagctggCCAGCATCCCCACGGCTCTGCCCAGGTACACGGCCGTGCTGGACCTCAGCTACAACAGCCTGAGCAAGCTGCGGGCCGAGTGGACCCCGGTCAAGCTGGATAAGCTGCACACCCTCCTTCTGAGCCACAACGGCATGAGCTTCATCTCCTCGGAGGCCTTCTCCTTCGTCCCCAGGCTGCGCTACCTGGACCTCTCGTCCAACCAGCTGCAAGGGCTGGAGGAGTACCAGTTCACCGAGCTGGAGGAGCTGGAGGTGCTGCTGCTCTACAACAACAGGATCTCGCAGATCGACCGCTCCGCCTTCGAGGGTGTCACCAAGCTGCAGAAGCTCTACCTGAGCCAGAACCAGGTCTCCCGCTTCCCCCTGGAGCTGGTCAAGGAGAAGACCCGGCTGCCCGAGCTCAGCCTGCTGGACGTCTCGTCCAACCGCGTGAAGAGCCTGCCGGTGCAGGAGCTCAAGCTGCTGCCAGCCTGGATCAAGAACGGGCTCTACTTCCACAACAACCCCTTCACCTGCGACTGTGAGCTGTACAGCCTGCTGGCACTCTGGCACATCCGGAGGCTGAACTCAGCCGTGGACTTCAAGGACGAGTACAACTGCACCTTGCAGACGCCCAAGAAGACCAGCGTGCGCCTCTTCCAGCTCGGGGAGGAGTACATGAACTGCAGCGCCGTGAAAGAGGCCGAGGTGGAGGCCTACCTGGGCGACAGCCTGACCCTGGAGTGTGACACCCGACTGAGGGACATGACCAAGACCTGGGTGACGGCGAGCAACGAGGTGGCTGCTTCGGCGAGGAGCAACCAGAGCGCCGTGGTCCTGGCTAATGGCAGCCTGCAGATCCGGCAGGCCCGGGCAGAAGACTCTGGGGTCTACACCTGCTACGCGGTGAGTGATTCCCTGAATGAGACCCTGTATGTGTCGGTGAGGGTGCACAACTTCACCATGCCTGAGGACAGCGACGCCTTCAACACCGCCTACACCACGCTGGTGGGCTGCGTCTCAAGCGCCATCCTGGTCCTCATCTATCTCTACCTGACCCCTTGCCGCTGCTTTTGCTGCCCCAGAGACGAGAAGGTGAAGAGCCAGCACGAGGACAGCATCCACTCTTCCATGCTCAGCGCCAGCGCTACCCCCACCCACGACTTGCTGGCGGGGCAAGCTGGGCTCAGCAGACGCATAGCTTTTATTGAGCCTTCCAAAGACTCCCAGGGCCAGAACGGGAAACTGAACCCCAGCTCTGAAGAGGAGCAGGAGGGTACGAGAGGAAAGGAACGCAGGAGGAAGTCAGACGCGGAGTCCGTCAGCTCAGTGTTTTCAGATACTCCCATTGTGGTGTAA
- the LOC121300382 gene encoding ataxin-7-like protein 2 gives MMAVRERAAAVMAALSRRVPSLDDFAGQSWSSWVERADISVSDGVDAEEWSKNGKKKAESMTLVKEDMAIFGQCPAHDDFFLVVCNHCGQVVKPQAFEKHCERRHGPLNKLYSRLHPTSSPSAPPQKPRSGNPQSQHMTPKAVRERLQQGGGAPKPQTQPAQPEPGQKPASVQKELCYFVPVVNLEKIPSLTQPEGACVKLGSRPNTQPAPPPPPSPRETLRLHGPAGRGLSESPLAERAPSRRGDTTPGPEPSNAARSGHKTYKKISKKECDLDRHCGVLDPEKKRLCTRVLTCKIHSIHQRREVAGRTKGFDQLVAELKAGSRGREAAGRERGVPSREGGTVRSPSWDQGPETPAGLTPNCRRRLTSCTALRSRVSSGSDPEESSAPWGETDARPLYPFPTLWTHSHLSSEESEGQEEEEAEKPDWHYSALHPKPLGLCTFGGRSLGRGCFVFNRRLDRLRSALSSMVERHVNSHMWKKIPQAADLQSQRTSAPIPAPSSSSSSSQHSSAAGSCLPAISPLRTSCFSSSGVSKQCTAASPNPGTACGLSDSTGGRSQSIVSPIAANTPSPSALSRTPTPATKASRSSRIKGAPNLEHNAASRKRKKPPPASEDPAPNKKNCLLQDGGRTPISGSLEHPSRTAPSPHRPLNGAVSPGNKPRPQPAPTEAPPGPIFFKRTPHPHSGPHTPRPPPPKDPGSRAKAVTANSKGLNCDPKGLGKKRKSRPPAPPEPIPAKPSRSATSSDSNFFQKRKDSKGGISAGLERKLSLHKSKLHH, from the exons ATGATGGCGGTGCGTGAACGCGCGGCGGCAGTAATGGCTGCTCTGAGTCGGCGGGTTCCGAGTCTCGATGATTTCGCGGGCCAGAGCTGGAGCTCCTGGGTCGAGAGGGCGGACATCTCCGTGTCGGATG GGGTTGATGCTGAGGAGTGGAGCAAAAATGGGAAGAAGAAGGCGGAATCGATGACTCTTGTCAAGGAGG ACATGGCTATCTTCGGGCAATGCCCAGCACACGATGACTTCTTCTTGGTGGTGTGTAACCACTGCGGCCAGGTGGTCAAACCTCAGGCCTTTGAGAAGCACTGTG AAAGGAGACACGGGCCTCTGAACAAGCTGTACTCCCGCCTGCACCCCACCTCGTCCCCCTCCGCACCCCCCCAGAAACCCCGGTCAGGGAACCCCCAGTCCCAGCATATGACCCCCAAAGCAGTGCGGGAGAGGCTGCAGCAGGGGGGCGGCgcccccaaaccccaaacccagCCAGCGCAACCAGAACCGGGGCAGAAACCAGCCAGTGTGCAGAAGGAGCTTTG TTACTTTGTCCCCGTGGTGAATTTAGAGAAGATCCCCTCCCTCACCCAGCCTGAAGGTGCCTGTGTCAAGCTGGGCTCGCGCCCCAACACTCAGCCCGCTCCaccgccccccccctcccccagagaGACGCTCCGACTCCACGGGCCTGCAGGGAGGGGCCTCTCTGAGTCCCCCCTTGCAGAGAGGGCCCCGAGCCGGAGAGGAGACACGACCCCTGGCCCTGAACCCAGCAACGCGGCGCGCAGCGGCCACAAGACTTACAAGAAGATCTCCA aGAAAGAATGTGACCTGGACAGACATTGCGGCGTTCTGGACCCTGAGAAAAAGAGACTGTGTACTCGAGTGCTGACCTGCAAG ATTCACTCCATACACCAGCGGAGGGAGGTGGCAGGCCGTACGAAGGGCTTTGACCAGCTGGTGGCGGAGCTGAAGGCGGGTTCGAGGGGGCGCGAGGCAGCGGGCAGGGAGAGGGGGGTCCCGTCCAGAGAGGGGGGTACTGTCCGCTCCCCCAGCTGGGACCAGGGCCCCGAGACCCCCGCGGGACTGACCCCAAACTGCAGGAGGAGGCTTACCAGCTGCACAGCACTCAG GTCCAGGGTGTCATCTGGGAGCGACCCTGAGGAGAGCAGCGCCCCCTGGGGGGAGACAGACGCCCGGCCCCTGTACCCCTTCCCCACGCTGTGGACCCACAGCCACCTGTCCAGCGAGGAGAGTGaggggcaggaggaggaggaggcagagaaacCAGACTGGCACTACTCCGCTCTGCATCCCAAACCGCTGGGG CTGTGCACATTCGGAGGCCGCTCCCTGGGGCGGGGCTGCTTCGTCTTCAACAGGAGGCTGGACCGGCTCCGCTCGGCGCTCAGCTCCATGGTGGAGCGGCACGTCAACTCGCACATGTGGAA GAAAATACCTCAAGCAGCTGACCTCCAGTCACAGCGTACCTCGGCACCCATCCCAGCaccctcctcttcttcctcctcttcccagCATTCCTCTGCTGCTGGTTCCTGTCTTCCAGCCATCTCTCCCTTGAGGACTTCCTGTTTTAGCTCCTCTGGAGTTTCTAAGCAGTGCACAGCAGCCTCTCCCAACCCTGGCACTGCCTGTGGGCTTTCAGATTCCACGGGGGGCAGAAGCCAGTCCATAGTGTCCCCAATAGCTGCCAACACCCCTTCCCCGTCCGCTCTGAGCAGGACCCCCACCCCTGCCACTAAAGCCAGCAGGTCATCCAGGATAAAGGGGGCGCCAAACCTGGAGCACAACGCCGCTTCCCGGAAGAGGAAAAAGCCGCCCCCTGCGAGCGAGGACCCGGCACCTAACAAGAAGAACTGTCTGCTTCAGGACGGAGGCAGGACGCCTATATCCGGGTCCTTGGAACACCCGTCAAGGACCGCCCCCTCCCCTCACAGACCGCTCAATGGAGCAGTCTCTCCCGGCAACAAGCCTCGCCCCCAGCCGGCCCCGACGGAAGCGCCCCCTGGCCCCATTTTTTTCAAAcggaccccccacccccattcgGGGCCACACACCCCCAGGCCGCCCCCTCCCAAGGACCCCGGCTCCAGGGCCAAGGCAGTTACCGCCAACAGCAAGGGTTTGAACTGTGACCCCAAGGGGCTGGGGAAGAAACGGAAGAGCAGGCCCCCTGCTCCCCCCGAGCCCATACCTGCCAAACCCAGCCGCTCAGCCACCTCCTCCGACAGCAACTTCTTCCAGAAGAGAAAGGACAGCAAGGGAGGGATCTCAGCCGGGCTGGAGAGGAAGCTCAGCCTGCACAAG TCGAAGCTGCATCACTGA